CCAGCGCTCCGGGGGCTGACGCCGCCCGGCTCGCCACCTGCATACGTGAGCGGAACGGAGTGGATTGATATCCACCGCTTGGATTCCCCCAGCGATTGGCATTTTCCCGCCAGAAAAAGTTTGTTACGGTTCGCAAAGCTCCGGGCGGCCGAACCGAGTGACCGGTTCGGTTGTCTCGACTGCATCGCGGCTGGTTTCTCGTTGCGAAACAGCCTTTTAAGCCCGCCTTACGACGCTCACCCCTTGATTCCTCCCGCCGGAAACCAACCGTCGAACTTGTGTCTCATCCGCCGCCTTCTCGGCTTGGCCTGGCGGCATCGCTTGGGGTGCGTTCATGTGCTGGCCCAGCAGGTGGCGCTGGTCGCGCTTGCGCTGGGGCAGCTTGGGTTGACTGGGCTCGGGATCGACTTCATTCGCTCGCGGGTCGATCCGGCGAGCGGCCCGCCGCATTGGCCCTTCGGCTGGACGCCGCCGGCCAATTGGCCGCCGCTGGCGATTGTCGGCCTGATCGCGGGGATCGTGCTCGGTTCGGCCCTGGCTCACGCGCTGGTGCGTTACCGCGCGGCGGTCGCCACGTCGAATCTCGTGCTGCGGATCGTTGTCGATCTGCGGTCGGCAGTTTACGACAAGCTCCAGCGATTGAGCTTCCGCTTCTTCGACGCCAACCAAAGCGGCTCGATCATCAACCGCGTCGCGGGCGACGTGCAAGCGGTGCGGATGTTCGTCGATGGCGTCGTGATTCAAGTGCTCACGGTGGTGCTGTCGCTCGGTGTGTTTCTGGCGTACATGTTCTCGCTGCACGTCTGGCTCACGCTGGCCTGCCTCGCCACGACGCCGCTGCTCTGGCTCGGGGCGGCGATGTTTTCCGCCGTCGTCAAGCCGGCCTATGCCCGCAACAGCAAGCTGATCGATCATCTCGTGCTCACGCTCACGGAAAACATCCAAGGCGTTCACGTCGTCAAGGGGTTCGGCAGACAGAAGGAAGAAATCGAGAAGTTCACGGCCGCGAACCGGGCCACGAAGGACCAAAAGAACTGGATCTTCAGGCGAACGAGCCTGTTCCAGCCGGCGATCGGCTTTCTGACGCAGATCAATATGGTCGTGCTGCTCGGCTACGGCGGCTATCTGGTGATCCGCGGCGAGCTGCCGCTGGGGGCCGGGATGTTCGTCTTCGCCAATCTATTGCAGCAGTTCGCCAATCAGGTCGGGCAAGTGGCCAACATTGCCGACAGCATCCAGACGTGTTTGACCGGCGCCGAGCGCGTGTTCGAGGTCCTCGACGCGCCGCTGGAGGTGGAGAATGCCGCGCGCCCGGTCCGCCCGTCGAGAATTCGCGGCGACGTGCGGTTCGAGCGAGTCGCGTTCGGCTATCGCCGCGGGCTGCCGGTTCTGGAAGGGATCGATCTCGAAGCCCGACCGGGGCAATGCGTGGCGATTGTCGGCGCTACGGGGGCCGGCAAGAGCACGCTGTTGAGCCTGATTCCGCGGTTCTACGATCCGACCGCAGGACAAGTGCTGATCGACGGCGTCGACGTCCGCCAGCTCGATCTCGACACGCTCAGACGGAGCGTCGGGCTGGTGTTTCAAGAGAGCTTTCTCTTTAGCAACACCGTCGCGGCGAACATCGCGTTTGGCCATCCCGAGGCGACCCGCGAGCAAGTCGAGCGGGCGGCCAAGATCGCCTCGGCCCACGAATTCATCTGCGAATTGCCCAACGGCTACGACACCGTGATCGGCGAATACGGCGCAAGCCTCTCCGGCGGGCAGCGGCAAAGGCTGGCGATCGCCCGAGCGATCCTGCTCGAGCCGCCGATCCTGATCCTCGACGACGCCTTGGCTTCGATCGATCCGGGGACCGAACACGAAATCCTCGGGGCGAT
The Pirellulales bacterium genome window above contains:
- a CDS encoding ABC transporter ATP-binding protein; amino-acid sequence: MIPPAGNQPSNLCLIRRLLGLAWRHRLGCVHVLAQQVALVALALGQLGLTGLGIDFIRSRVDPASGPPHWPFGWTPPANWPPLAIVGLIAGIVLGSALAHALVRYRAAVATSNLVLRIVVDLRSAVYDKLQRLSFRFFDANQSGSIINRVAGDVQAVRMFVDGVVIQVLTVVLSLGVFLAYMFSLHVWLTLACLATTPLLWLGAAMFSAVVKPAYARNSKLIDHLVLTLTENIQGVHVVKGFGRQKEEIEKFTAANRATKDQKNWIFRRTSLFQPAIGFLTQINMVVLLGYGGYLVIRGELPLGAGMFVFANLLQQFANQVGQVANIADSIQTCLTGAERVFEVLDAPLEVENAARPVRPSRIRGDVRFERVAFGYRRGLPVLEGIDLEARPGQCVAIVGATGAGKSTLLSLIPRFYDPTAGQVLIDGVDVRQLDLDTLRRSVGLVFQESFLFSNTVAANIAFGHPEATREQVERAAKIASAHEFICELPNGYDTVIGEYGASLSGGQRQRLAIARAILLEPPILILDDALASIDPGTEHEILGAMESAMRGRTTFVIAHRLSTLRRADLVIVLEEGRIVERGTHDQLMHQEGHYLASARIQADAAWAVPAA